The Trichomycterus rosablanca isolate fTriRos1 chromosome 19, fTriRos1.hap1, whole genome shotgun sequence region AGTGCAGCACCATTCCACTTGGCTGACGATGGCATTTCACGCTTTTAAAAAAtccatgttttatatttaagccTGTCAACTCCAATTGTGTTATTTTCCTTGGGCAGAAATGCAGAGCCAAGCAATTTTCTCAAAAGAACAAGAGCTTATATTAAAATGGAATTATTTTAAAGATTCAACACCATGCTTCCAGTGTAATTATGAATGTATAATTATAAACATGTAATTATTATCTTATAGATATTAATGTCTGACCTTAACAAATGTTTCACCAAAAGAATGAGGCCaatattactacagtaaaatgtGCAATTAAAATGCTACTTGAGTAAAATAAAACCAACCCACTTTTTTAAAGATTAAAGCAGTATGTAATCTTTAAAAAAGTGGGTTGGTTTTATTTTACTCAAGTAGCATTTTAATTTCAGGGTACTTACAATATGCCAAAACACATTCATAAGCACTAAATAATGAATACACAAAGTGAAGTTGAAGGGATATTAGAGATACCTAGGTCGCAAAAGCAATAGGGGATTGAAAATAACTCAGCTGAAAGAAAAACaggaacattttaaaaaacctaATAATTTATTTGGAAAATAACCAAATATGACTGTTTCTCTGTAAGCTTCATAAATGCTTGTGTAATGTtgtgtaataataaattatactaGTTAAAGTACATTACTACACATGTCTAATGTCACCTTACATATTATGGCAAATACATTATGACATATACAAAtgctttataaaatatttatgacaTACTTGTGAATGTGTTATGAGCACCCAGTACATGTACACTTTAAGTAAAATATTGATTTTACCTCAATGTCATAAGACTGACTGACATAAGCATGTCATAAACATGTTGTTTTAGCCCAGTGATTTTAAAGTGTCACTATAAGTGTTACTAGTGATCTTTATCGAACTGCTGTGATGTTTAATGCCAGTACAATGCACAGTTAGATAGTCCTCTGACATGTTATGACACGTAtgttatatcaagttatttgaTTTATGGATTGCTTATAGAAGGTTTCGACTTTAACCATAACATGCATTTTTTATAGCTTCAAAAAAGCTAAAATTGTGACCTCTGGTTACTTAAATATGCCTCCAAATTCCCTCTAGGTTTAATTGAGTGAGTCAATGGgtgaataaatgataaatgagtGGAGTCCTGTCCGGAGTGTAATTCTGCCTAGTTTTTAGTTTTCCATAAAGgtttcagacccactgcaaccttgtTCAGAATGAAGCAGTTACTGACGACGaataattaagtaaattaaCTGTTATGTTCACTCATTATAATGTACGATGTCAGCTGTGAAGTCGTTATGGCATGTTTATGTCAGTATTGGGACACAGGGTTTAAGTAAAGTCTTTggtaattgtttttttatctttttttttgtcCCAGCAAGAGATTTTATAGATACTGATGTCGTTAGAAGCCTAAAGTGATTTACAGTTGCTATCAGAAACATTCAACCCTCCAATTAAAACAACATGATTAAATCATTGAGAACTTAATAACTACCCTTTATAGGCCTCATCTgtaatgtgttatataaacaccacctaTAGATTCAAGTGTTTAAGGTGTGTTGCAGCCATGGTGAGAACTAAAGAGCATCACCAATTATGCACCAATGTTGCAATCGACgcttgaccaagaagcacagtAAGAAAGGGTCAACAAGATTATGGCAGATGGAATTTGGATAGGCCTGCAGATTTGTGGGACACAGTTCTATGAAGAGATGAATCAAAACTGAAACTGTTTAGCCATATGGATAAGTGTTTTTTCTGGCACGATAAAGGTGGGGCTTATGAGCAAAGAGTACTGTCCAACTGGTCAAGCATAGAGGAGGCTCAGTGATGATGTAAGAATGTtcttctgctgcaggaacttgATGCCAGTCAATCTTGActgtgtgactggcatcatagatttacaaaaatacaaaggcATTTTGAGGAGGTGAAATTGAACATTGGTACTTTCCAGCAAGATAATGACTATAAGCCCACCTCCACCTCGAAGCTTGGTTAAAGAATCAGTCCTGGATTATCATAAAGTGGCCTTCTCAGTCTTCAGATTTAAATTTAACAGAAAATCCTTAGTAAAAAGCAGTTACAGcacaaaagccatcaaacctcaataaGCTAGAAACTTCTAAATGATAAAAATGGGCCAAGATTCCTCAAGAGAGGTGTAAGTTATCAAGGCAAAGTATGTTCCACCAGTACTGAGGCTGAATAACCATGGACCtggacatttgtcaagagaactagatgtttttcaTCTCAACTCgaaataaaaaaagcttgaaTATATCAACGTATAAATATTTGCTATGTTTTTACGAGAGTTCTTGTTGTATATACTCATTCAATTCTATAAACATCATAAATCCTTTTAAGATGAGGGGGCTGAATATTTCTGATAGCTGCTGCAGCTAAAGCAGCAGTCGTTTTTATTGTTCTTGTGATTCAGAGTTGGAGTATCAGTAGCTAATTTCTTGTTcttgttgtttatttaatgacatttatttaataatacaataagATAGGATgctatttattctttttatgttctacaaaaatgtctttataataatgttgaaagaaaaaaacagtctattttattttgtttaaaattttattgtaatttttggTAGAGGAACTGGAGCACATGGGAAGTGCATTATCCTTGAGACTTCCTTATTTAGCCATATTGCTGTTGTAAATCACACCCAAGTGGATTCCATCTGAAAAACAGCCACAAGATGTTGATCGTGATGGACGGATCTCCCTAAACTACTCTCTAGACTTTCCATTAAAATCCAGATGTTGCCATTAAAAATAAGTACAAgagctttattttttaaactgctCTACATCAACCCTGCTAAATTACAGTGGTTGAGGTTTAAATGTTTCTTTGTAAATAAATGGACATTATGTCAGCTCTTAAATAGCAGGTTACAATTTGCTGACATGACATTTGATGTACTTTGGTTTCGACTTGTACCAACGATGTTTATGATGTTCTCTGGCTTTGACACTTGAGACACAGTATTCCTGTTGTAGGTGGCTAAGTGTAGTTCATGATCCCTTTTCTCTCTTTTGTGAATTTAATGACTTTCCAATTTTATATTGCTAATTTGTACTTGTACAAAACACTGTCAAACAACTGTTCTTGTAATTCAAACAAGCGAAAATAAAGCTGTTGGTTGAGTCATTTCATTTCTTGTTATTCATCCGTGAATGTTAGTTTTGATTTGGGTATCTGAGATTGACACATAAAATCGTccttgtttatgttttattatataaatgtgCACACAATCTTTTTGGTCAGGTAATTTTTGCAGTTTTTTGCAGTAGCAGTTATTCCTCCGGAGGCGGCACTAATGCCCACAATTTCTTTTGTAGGCTGAGCCTGTAGATAATCTGGTACCCATCATCCCAAGCATACACCTGCCTCTCTACAGGATTGTACTTCAGGCTGGAGTGAGCTCCAAAGCGCCTCGGGAAGTACAGCAGTGGGGCTTCTCCACCCATCACCATTTCATTAACATCGAATACACACTGGACCCTGGAGCGGCTGGGGGGTCGGGTGTTGTAGACCACATAGACGGTCCCACATACAATAAAGGCAGCTTCAGCATTTTTTCTGGGGCACGCTGTGTCCCACATCTGCTCAATATCtagtgtgtcagagtccatcttGGCCAGGTTAATGGTGTCTCCAACAGCATACAGTGCCCATAGTACTTCCTCATCTGCAaataggtctaccaaggtctcgGGGTTGAGCCCATACACTGACATGTTGTCTTGCACAGGAAGAACAGCTCTGTCCACTACAGAGCTGTTCTCCAGGTTGTACTTGATGACTTGCAGCTCTGACCTCTCACTTATGTAGTAGAGAAAGCCATCATAGACAGTGTGGCCGGTACCATTCCATGCAGATGGGAGGGTGATCTGTTTGCCTGTAGATAGGCCAGATGATGTCGAGAGCTCTTTTACTGTGCTAAACTCATACAGTGTGTCCTCAGATGTGCCATTAAAGACATAGATCTTTGCTGTCCTGGAATCTCTGGTCCAAATGCCTTTGGGGCTGCCCAGCCTTTTCAGGATCTTCATGGCTCGGATATTTGACACAATCTGATCGCAAACTGTGGAGAAAGGAATAATTGTTTAGTGTCCAACTTGAGGTACCAACATAATAATTTgtaaaagaaatataaataactgTTAGCACCGTTAAACCTTTTAATATTTACTGTTTGAGAACAGTACAACACTGGGAATGATCAAAATTGTGTCCATCATTTGGTAATGTTCCACTAAACCTATAATTATTCCAATATTAGGCAGTTCGTACATTAGCCCACTACCTTTAGGATCCAGGGTTTTAATCTCTAGAGGTGCTATTAGCCGGTCTGGCGTCTACGTACTGACACGGTTGCCTATGTCTTGGGTGGCTAAGGCCTTGCGATAGAttgccaccctgtccagggtgtgctactgcattgcacccaatgATTCCAGGAAAACCTGaaccaccgcaaccctgatcaggataaaggggtggtaaaacatgaagatgaataaataaatgaatccaatATTAAATTGTAGCATTGCCCCCTTATATTAGGCTAAATTAGACCATAATGTTTTAATAACCACAATGGTGTTCTTTCATGACCTGCTTGATTTGATTTAAAGATCATTTAACCTTCTACGTTCTGGGGTGCTAACTGTGAGGTAGatccattattttattttaattaaccaACATGACATTATCaggacattaaataaaaaattaaagctgttagtattagtatttttttgATATTGTCTTTTATAACTGCAGATGTAGAATTTAGTTACTCTAAAAATGTAATgagaatttaaatatatttttcaaTTCAGTAAAATTATTATCTTTTTATTCACTGGCACTTATGGAGCTGGCCTGTGGCGGTGAATTATACAGCTAAAACCAGTAGAGAGAGAACAAGGTTAACCTAATGCAAATGAGGCTGAGATGAAAGTAACATTAATGCAGCCTTGAAATGATTGTAAAAAGACATTATCTACACCAGGTTCTCAACTTCAGAGCCATGTTTGCAATTTAAAACTACAAGCTATATATTATAGAAATACTTTTTTTGGGGTTACCACAGTGCACACCTTGGAAACAAAAAGTTGTAAAAGGCTGTCAAAAAGTGAGTGTACGTGGTGTGGAAATGGTCTGCCCCGGTCATGCTCTTTCACTTTCTAAAGTCATTTTTCCTGAATCAATCAGACATTGCAACCTGGAGAATCAGAATGTCTATTCACTAGAAAAGTGATCCAGTTCTGAACAGATGATGAAGGACCTTTTAAATAAGAGCTGACTTTTAGTGAAACCTTGGCTGATCTTTGCAGTCAGGTGAACACTGCACTCTTTCATGATCCTCTTCTTCAAAATAACAGATGAGCCAGTACAGCTCTAGACATTTACAATAATAGAAACTACCTAGACAAAATGACTAACCACTATCTGCTAAAAATGATGggtaataaataatgatttgtGCTAGACATGCCAAAAAAATATGTTTGTAATTTGATTGTCCTTTTGTGTACCTATTTTTGGGGttcataaaaaaacattttgtttgcATTGTACTTTGCACCCTGCTGGTCAGATATTCTCAAGCTGCAGTAAATGTGCTATTCGTGGCCATTTATGCAACCATCAATTCTTTACTTTAGACccattatacattatatggacaaataGACTTGGGCATCTCTTCTAATCTTTAAATCGTTTGTTTCAGCTACAAAACAAGttctataaatacataaagaaaagcttggtttaaagaaaccccagtggcctgcacagagccactGAAACTGAAACATTAGctgaggcttttttgaccaacattactgcccagccatacaaacatttgtttaacTGATTGCACACCAGTTCCCACAGACCAACTTCAAAATGTTGTGAGAAGACTTCTCAGAAGGGTGGTTGtacaggtcactctattttaagaccatgtccaacaagctcatggtccggtgtataaatacttttggccatacagtataACTATAcattaatgctattaatgtaTAGCCAAAGACCAAaaaactgggcacaaggcaggaatatttTGTGGTTATAAAGTCTCCACTGTTCTTCAAATGCTTTCACAAGCTTTTGgaatgtctgtggaaatttcaCCCAAGATCTGTCCTGCATTTTCCAATATAGTAACTTTAGGCAGAGAACGTTGCCAACACTGGTAACAGGTGGCTAAAAATACTCAAGATTTATGCACCAAAAATGCTAAAGCCCAAAAAGGACTGAATCCAGAAGTACATGATCTCAACTTTCCTCTCATTAATCCACCCACACCCCCTCACCGGTGAGCTCAAACATCTGATCCTTCTTCTTCTGCTGTTTTTCCACAGCCTTCTGTTCCACTGTTTTGTCTGCTACTTTAACACACGGTTTAGGTATATTCTTGGTTTCGATGTAGTCCATCTCACGCTCCACCCGGTCCACCCGCACGCCGGCACCCTCCAGGTCCTGCCGCAGCTTCTCATGATCCCTCCCGAGTTTCTCCAGCAGATCTGCAGCTTGCTGTCTGAACTTCTTTATGTCTGAGTTGTAGCGATTGTTCTGCTCATGCCATAGAGCAATACGTTCCTATGAAAGAACAAATTACTCTTTAAAATTCATAATTCACTCAAAGACTTTATGGATTCAATCTGGGATTTTATAGGGTAGCATCTATTGAGTcctaaagtaaattaaaaaaaataatactaataaaaatttgAACACTTTAAGTCTATAATGTGCTGATTTCCTTTAGAGATAGCCAATTTTTGAGTATAATACAATATTGATTAGGTTTTTAATATATTAGTCTACCCCCACATTGCTATTCCAATCAGGAGTCCACCAATCAGGATTCATGATTAAAGAACATTTGTGGTTTGCACCAATTTTGAGGTTCAAATATCTTTAGTAAGCACACGGTCAGGAAAGCTTTTGCCAAGCAGCCACAGATAAGCTTAAGATATCCAAGCAATGCCAAACATCAGCTGGATTGTTGTACAGCACACTGCTATTTGATTCTGAAGCAGTAAAGAATGCATCTTGATTGACGACTAATGGTTTACCAACTAGTTATAGGGTAAACAAGAATCAGTCAGATTATGTGGCAACTATAAATGTATCAATGGCAGTGAATGCCAAATCATGTTGCTAAATGAAAAGCTGAAAGTGAAAgctgttattattttatggATTTGAATGTAATGTTGAACAAGCACTTATGGTTGAGATGTCTGGGAAATGTCcaaaaaacactgcagtatcTATCAACAGCTTAAAAAAGCGTATCGCGGCTAAGCATTGTCACAAACAGCACTTAATCCCTTCAGTGAGCAGGCTGTGCTGTAATTACACTTTCAATATTGACAGACTAAAAGATAGGCCACAGATAAAGTGCAGCAGATCCTGAAGCAGATTTCTAGGGTCATATATAGATACTGAGACCATTGAAACACAATCATTTGTAGTATGCAAACTCGAGCGAGCATTCTATAAACCGCAAGGCAGCGATATACATTATGCATAAGGACTGTGGGTCTGCTCCCTTATCTCACAGCGGCAAACGTATCAGCTCTGTTTATTGCGTTTCACCGATAAAAATGTGCTGAGCCTCGCAAAAGTGTGGTGTAGAACATAGTCTTGCATACCGATGCAGAACTGCATGGTGCACTACCAGTCTTTGACAGATTATTTAACTCAATCACACAGGTCatttaaaactgttaaaaacctaaataataatagtaataatccattaatttattaattcattagttTATATTCAGTTTTACCATCAGATTATCCTGGTCATTGTTGTGATGGGACCAAATTTATCGGAATCACTGGGAGCCATGCAGTAACCCACCCTGGACAGCATGCTTGTCCACTGTGTGGCCTTGGCCACCCCCATCAGACACAGTCACTAATGTCTgtatgcagacacctgaccTGCCAATAAACAGTGGTGAGggttttaaaccctggatcccagcagtagtggactagtgtaatttaccactgcaccacccaggcacctataataatttttattattaatagtagtaaaaaaaaatgtacaataataaATTGCCATGTATTTACTGTTATGCAAAGGTTTAAATATTGGCTACAAATGTCTCTTCACCCTTATTTTGAATATTAGGATCCAAAttaatatttatgcattttgaaAACCCCCACACAGATTTATTACagatttttgtttgcatttgtttTGTTGCAATTTAACAAAAGTGGCCAATCCTGTAGCCGGCCAGCAGACCAACAAATTTCATTTGTATAAGTGTTTTTAAATCTAAAGAACACACTTTATTGCTGTAGTTAATTATACCACCTAGCCTGAAATGGTagtgtttttttgtaatgtcCTTGCATGACccagtcatacatacatacatattaatCCAAGACAAAATCAGCACTTCCCATTTAATACTTGCAACAGATCAATATTAAGCTGCAGAAACCAGCTCAATCCAGCAGCCAGCTTATTCAGCAAAAAAGCAACTGCGGGGTAAATATGTAAGATTTCAttagtaaaattatttttatatgcaAAAGACTTCACCAAGAAAGACTAAGAAAACATCTAAAAACTCTGACAGACTGGCTGGTTTTAATTCCTCCCGCTGGTTACGTTTGGACATTCCCCCAAGAGCCTTATACTTTACCACAATATTCATTgttcacaaataaaaacatagcAAACACTTTTATACTGTGAATGCAATGGAAACACAATATGCTGTGCTTCACCTTGCATCAACTTTTGCACATGCAAAGTTTCCAATGTGTTAAGAAACACCAAAGAGGATGTTTCCTGTAGAGGATGTGTTCACTTATTTTCAGTTTAAAATACCACTGACATGACATTTGTTCAACAATGGCATATTCTaagtctaaaataaaataaacaataaaagttgaGTCTCTTGCTTGATATATGAAAGCATTAATTTGCAGAAAtggcaaaaaatatataaatgtggtTGCAAGAATATAATTTACCATAGCTGATACCATAAAATGGGCTGTATTGGTCTAAAATATGGAGTGTAACTAACCACATGTTAAAGAATTTCCTCAAACTTTAATACGCAAGTCTCCCTCCCTCTTTACATTAAACTTTTTTAGCCAACACAAGCAAAGATATCATAGACTTTTTAACTTAAATAACTTTATTGAAGTTGTAAATTTAATGCAGAATTGAAAGCTATTGTTGATGTAAAAGCTGAGATATTCTTACCTCCATGGCCGCCATGCGACTTTCCAGGTAGTTCATCAAGTTCTGGTAGTGGTACTGGGCTTGAGAAAGCTGAGCCAGCAAACTGAGCAGCACACAAAAGAAGAATCCTGATTTCATGCTGGGTTCATAAGAAAAACGATATACCAAGTAAAGCCTAAATAATCCCCTTATTTAGAAAGCCCTGTACACGACTCCAAGAGTATAGATTGTGTAAATCCTGCTCTAAGTTTGTATAAAACTAATGAAGGAAATGACCAGGGTCAGCTTCTCAGGTTCTGGAGATCACTCTGGGCTGGAATGTTTTCATAAATGCTGAAGGAGGAGCCGTGAGTCCACGGACTCTAACTGTGCGCTGTAGTAAAACTCTGCTTGATATCTCCTGGTAATAATGGccacattcattatttaacagatgctacactatatagccaaaagtatgtagacacccctcctaatcatTAACTTTAGATATTTTAGCCGCACCCATTGCTAATGGGTGAATAAaagcaattatataaaataaataatatgctttaaATTAAGTGGCAACAGTTAGGGGAAGGCCTTTACTGTTTTAGCATAACTGTGCCCCTGGGTACAAAGCAGGGACCATGAACATGATGTTTGTCAGGGTTGGTGTTAAGGAAATCTAATGGCCTAAAAGAACTCTGAACCTTAAGctcagaacacctttgggacaaATTGGAAAGCAAATTGTCAGACTTTAATATCTGACATCAGTGCCTAATCTTACCAAagctttttgactgaatggatacAAATGCCTACAGACATACTCCTacttttgttttaaaacttcTGACTTAAAGgtctttaaaataatttaattaaattaattttaaatggcACTTTTGTTGATTTTGAGTGAAAAGGTGAGAGTACAAACCTGTTCTTGCTTTTTGATCACTTTCATTATTCCATGTACAAAGTAACAGTGAGAGTCAGTATCTCCAAATAACAAAAGGAAATCTGGGAAAGTGTTCACCAAGACGTGGACGATCGTCTGTTATTTCTTCAGTGTCTCAGTCTCAAATTTTTAGTAAAACTCTTAAGAATAAAGCAGGGTCATCTGTCTGTGAGCTGAATAACAGGAATTACTTTTACATTACTGTATTTAGATTTGTATGATGTCGTAATCTGATACACACCTCTAATCCTAAAGACAGAATTATCTGTCCACTGCATTATATTAGCCATCTCTCAAAGTAACATTATTGTAATTAAAGTCAGTGTAATCTATTCTAAGGCTACTAGAGCtgatattttttaattacaataGTAAGAAAGCagtgcaatacacacacaccacctacacacctacaagcacatttattattttttctgttcCAGAATTTTTTGGTACTTACCTTTGGCATACTGTGACTTTTTCTTAGATGCCAGTCCTTTTTTGTCCTCTTCTGATCAGGTTCTGGCCGATTCATAATGACTGCATATAAACTGCATTACCCAGGTGGTACAATGTGATGCTCACAAGTCAAGTACAAGACAATACTAGTCTAACTAATGTTAGTTTTGAAAGTAATATTTAATGATTTGCTGATGAAGGCCGATACACATCAATATTTGAATAAGGGGAGTGCTGTcatctgttttaattaacatttaGATGAGTTTTGAGGTCAACTAAAGTCCATCAATCTGAattgtttggactgtggaaagGCACACACGTGTCTATAAGGGTTTATAATTTACACTGCAATGGCAGGACAAAAACCTAGCCATGAAGCCATAGCTCAACTGTCTGTTGTAATAAAACTGTGGCAGGGCACAGATCAGGCTAGGGGTATAAAACTAAATCTGGGGCTTTGAGTATTCCAAGGACCACAGTAgccacaaaaaattaaaatagagAAAGTTTAATGGAGTCTTGAACATTTAAAATCCTGCAAAATAGGACATCTGGGCAAGACGGACCTTGGTCAGGGTGGACAGGAAGAACCCAATGTTCTCTATAATGGGTTATAAAAGAGAAGAGAATCTCTTGAAGGGACAAATATCAGACTGTCAAGATAGAAGCCATTGATGAATAGAAGGCATATGACAGCACACTTTGGCTGTTTGCTGAactctggtctgatgagataAAATTAAACTCTGTGGGCAGAAGAGCAAGAGTGTGTCTGGCGAAGAACAGACATCGCTCATTAGACTGGCTAACACCATCCCACTGGCTAAAAACTTTTGCAAAATTAGTTTCTGCAAGCTGCTAATAAACTGATTGCTTTACTTGACTTATAATTTAAAAGTTGCGTTTGtgtttaactaataataattaacttaAGGGAGGGGGAtttttttatcttcttttttttagttccaatcatttagtcacaaaAAAACATCTGCATAAATCACTGAAGTCCCCAAACTGACATGACATGCATATCTATAACTATTTAAATTTGGAAAAAACACCCAGGTCAGGTCAGTGTTCCAATCCATCAAAGGCCTGcccacacccacacattcactcactcgcttACACCCAGGGGCAATACAGAGCAGCCAATCTAAGTTTGTTTTATCATCACATAGTttaatgtccaaaattaaattcTCAGTTTAACACATCAATTTCCTCTCTAATGTTGGAAATGCCAAGAACACGTCCTGCACTGACAGGAAAAAATAACTTCAGGCAACAAGCCTACATGTAATAAACTACCTATCAGCAGTAGTTTAAATTATATCTGTTTCTGTATTACAAAATTTTCTTGGATGCAGATTTACAAAGTTCatttccaaagaagttgggatgGTATATGACATCctgttacattttaaaaagcaaaaacaatatttatcGTTTTATTTTATGAACTTTGTAACATCCTGTTATAAAGTTATTTATTATGGTTATGCTACTTTCTTTGTAGCTAAAACAGCCTCCAATCTTCAGAAAGTCTGTCCACGAATTAAGGGTGCCTGCTGGAATTTATAACCATTTAGTTTTTAGGGTCAGGCAGTGATGCTGGAGGAGAACATGTGACTTGCTATTGGTGTCCCAagtcattccaaaggtgtttaatggggtttagGTTGGGAATCTATGCCGACCACTGGATTTCCTTGTCTTTACGGACCTTGCATTATGCACAGAGCCACAGTGAGGCTGGAATACAAAAGATCCTTCCCCAATCTATTGCCACAGAGCTGTAAGAAAGTCTTTGATTTGCCTCCAAATTCTATTATGCTTCGCTAAAATTGCAGCCTTCACTACTCTGGGaagattattattacattttgtaaCATGACTTTGAAGATTCACTTCTATAAGATCATTACTGAGGTCTcttgacattccagttcatctcaggTGTTGGTTGGGGTTGTGTTCAGGGCTCAAAAGATTCTTTTACACCAAGAAATTTTCTTTGCTTTACATTACTCCAGGTAGTTCTTGATTGGAGTAAATCTCGCAAGGCAGAAATTTGACCAATAGAC contains the following coding sequences:
- the olfml3a gene encoding olfactomedin-like protein 3B — its product is MKSGFFFCVLLSLLAQLSQAQYHYQNLMNYLESRMAAMEERIALWHEQNNRYNSDIKKFRQQAADLLEKLGRDHEKLRQDLEGAGVRVDRVEREMDYIETKNIPKPCVKVADKTVEQKAVEKQQKKKDQMFELTVCDQIVSNIRAMKILKRLGSPKGIWTRDSRTAKIYVFNGTSEDTLYEFSTVKELSTSSGLSTGKQITLPSAWNGTGHTVYDGFLYYISERSELQVIKYNLENSSVVDRAVLPVQDNMSVYGLNPETLVDLFADEEVLWALYAVGDTINLAKMDSDTLDIEQMWDTACPRKNAEAAFIVCGTVYVVYNTRPPSRSRVQCVFDVNEMVMGGEAPLLYFPRRFGAHSSLKYNPVERQVYAWDDGYQIIYRLSLQKKLWALVPPPEE